The following coding sequences lie in one Arachis ipaensis cultivar K30076 chromosome B05, Araip1.1, whole genome shotgun sequence genomic window:
- the LOC107644189 gene encoding Down syndrome critical region protein 3 homolog produces MSIDLKLSRFNRIYRPSEALEGKIIIKTQSSISHYGIRLTLKGSVNMQVRGGSAGVVESLYGVIKPIPILNRTIEVKPSGKIASGTTEIPFSVTLRQQGENLEKFYETFHGANISIQYLVTVDVTRGYLHKSLSTTMEFIVESDKADLLQRPIPPEMVIFYITQDTQRHSLLPELKSGGFRVMGKISSQCSLAGPISGELTVETSAVPIHSIDIQLFRVESILLGEKIATETSLIQTTQIADGDVCHNLTMPIYVILPRLLTCPTTFAGPFSIEFKVAIVISFQSDLSQVHKKTDSRTPKLWLAMETLPLELVRTK; encoded by the exons ATGTCTATCGACCTCAAACTCTCGCGCTTCAATCGTATTTATCGCCCTTCG GAAGCACTGGAAGGCAAAATCATCATTAAAACGCAGTCTTCAATTTCCCACTATGGAATTCGCCTTACTCTCAAAGGATCCGTCAACATGCAG GTTCGTGGAGGATCAGCTGGGGTTGTTGAGTCACTCTATGGAGTTATTAAGCCAATCCCTATTTT GAATAGGACCATCGAGGTTAAACCTTCTGGAAAGATTGCTTCGGGCACAACAGAG ATACCATTTTCAGTGACCCTTAGACAGCAAGGTGAAAATTTGGAAAAGTTTTATGAGACTTTCCATGGGGCAAATATAAGTATCCAG TATTTGGTGACTGTAGATGTGACTCGCGGATACTTACATAAATCTTTGTCAACAACAATGGAGTTCATTGTTGAAAGTGATAAAG CTGATCTTCTACAACGGCCAATTCCTCCAGAAATGGTCATCTTCTACATAACCCAGGACACTCAACGACACTCTCTACTTCCTGAATTAAAATCTG GTGGATTTCGGGTGATGGGGAAGATCTCTTCTCAGTGTTCTTTGGCTGGTCCTATTAGTGGTGAGTTAACTGTAGAAACATCTGCAGTTCCGATTCACTCAATCGACATTCAGTTGTTTCGTGTTGAGTCCATTCTTCTTGGGGAGAAAATTGCAACTGAAACATCTTTGATACAAACGACCCAG ATAGCAGATGGAGATGTATGCCATAATTTGACTATGCCTATCTATGTAATACTTCCACGGCTTCTGACGTGTCCAACAACTTTTGCTGG TCCCTTCTCAATTGAGTTCAAAGTTGCCATTGTCATAAGTTTTCAGTCAGACCTATCTCAAGTGCATAAGAAGACTGACTCCAGAACTCCAAAACTTTGG CTAGCAATGGAAACATTGCCGCTCGAGTTGGTCCGGACAAAGTAA